CCTCACCAATGGTCAAATGGTACTTACTACCGTCTGTTCTCTGTTTATTTGCTTCACAGCTTCCCTCTTCTCTTTAGCACTTTCTTAATTGACATTTCTCTAAGTAAATCAGTGAGTGAAAATGGAATTATGGGTATAGGTTGATGATATTCCTCCGGAGCACCATGCTTTGGTGCCAGCCTACATGGGAGctggaggcggcggtggcggaggtggcAAAAGGATTCACCCACTTCCTTTCACTGATTCTGGTCTTCCAGGTACttcgattttatttttcctcgtTCCTTTTCTTAAGCTTTTTAGATTTGAGTGATTTAATTTCTCTGAGAATCTGAGTCTGCTGCAGTTAGAATTGCAAGTATAACAGATGGTTGTTCTGTGAACTCCTTTCTGTAGTGCAACCTCGATCCATGGATCCTTCAAAGGACTTGGCTGCTTATGGATATGGAAGCGTTGCTTGGAAAGAGAGGATGGAGAGTTGGAAACAAAGGCAAGAGAAACTACAGACGATGAAGAACGAGAAAGGTGGCAAGGAATGGGACGATGATGGGGACAACCCAGATCTACCACTGTAAGTTCTGTTCTCTTGTCAAATTTGATGAGTGGTGTTGCTAAACCAGTCTTCTCTTTTATCATGAAGATTATATGCCAATTCCTGTTTGAGAAGTCAATTATGTATGGTTTAGTTCTTGCATAGTTTCCGAATATGTTGAGATTGGGAATCGGGGGTCTCTAATGCCGTGACTTTTTCATCTGCAATGTGAATCAGAATGGATGAGGCGAGACAGCCGCTGTCAAGAAAGTTGCCTATATCCTCCAGCCAAATCAATCCCTACAGAATGATCATTGTCATCCGGCTTGTAGTGCTTGGATTCTTTTTCCATTACAGAGTAATGCATCCTGTGAACGATGCATACGCATTGTGGCTCATATCTGTTATCTGTGAGATCTGGTTTGGTCTCTCGTGGATTCTGGATCAATTCCCGAAATGGCTCCCTATTGACCGGGAGACATACCTCGACAGACTGTCCCTGAGGTAATAGATTTTGACTTCCATTTCATGCTATTTGCCTGATCTTTATGTGGATTTGTAAAATTATGAATTTGGCATTGTTCTTTAGGTATGAGAAGGAAGGCCAACCTTCTCAACTTGCTCCAGTAGATATATTTGTGAGTACTGTTGACCCGCTGAAGGAACCCCCCCTGGTGACGGCAAATACTGTCTTATCGATTCTCGCTGTGGACTACCCTGTTGATAAGGTGTCCTGTTATGTTTCTGATGACGGTGCTGCTATGCTGACATTCGAAGCACTCTCAGAAACATCAGAATTTGCAAGAAAATGGGTCCCTTTCTGTAAGAAATTCAACATTGAGCCACGGGCACCTGAGTTTTATTTTGCTCAGAAGATAGATTATCTCAAAGATAAGGTTGAGGCATCTTTTGTGAAGGAGCGAAGAGCAATGAAGGTAGTAGAAGTGccaaatttaatttatcaattgctCTTTGCAGATGATAGTCAAAGTCTTAATTCTGTTCTTGCTGTGTTTGCAGAGAGAGTATGAGGAGTTTAAGGTTCGTATAAATGCTTTGGTGGCCAAAGCCCAGAAGGTTCCTGAAGAAGGGTGGACGATGCAGGACGGAACGCCATGGCCTGGAAATAACGTCCGTGATCATCCTGGCATGATTCAGGTATGCAAAGTTGTCATTTTCAGTTTTAGAACTCTTTGTTGATGTGAGATGAGATTGACTGCTTATTTCTGCTATCTTTAATAGGTTTTTCTTGGCCAAAGTGGAGGACATGACTCTGACGGGAATGAATTACCTCGCCTTGTCTATGTTTCCAGAGAGAAGAGGCCTGGCTATAATCACCACAAAAAGGCAGGAGCCATGAATGCTTTGGTAAGTGTCATAAGAATCCACCTTAGTTGGTAAACCCCCTTTTCTGCTCTCTCCATTGACCTTTCTGTGAACTTTTGTTTGTCTAACAGGTCAGGGTCTCCGCTGTGCTTACAAATGCGCCTTATCTTTTGAATCTGGATTGTGATCACTACTTCAATAATAGTAAGGCTATTAGGGAGGCAATGTGCTTCATGATGGACCCACTTATTGGAAAAAGAGTGTGCTACGTCCAGTTCCCTCAAAGATTCGACGGTATAGATAGGCACGATCGATATGCCAATCGGAACACCGTGTTTTTCGATGTAAGCATGCAATTATCAGCCATTGAATTGCCTTATGTCCATTGCACATACCCTATCATTACTTCTGTGCAAGAAGATTTGACGgagaaatttctctctttcagaTTAACATGAAAGGTCTGGATGGCATTCAAGGTCCTATTTATGTTGGGACTGGTTGTGTATTCAGAAGGCTGGCACTCTATGGTTATGATGCTCCGAAAGCAAAGAAGCCACCGACCAGAACTTGCAACTGCTTGCCAAAGTGGTGCTGTTGTGGGTGCTGTTGCTCtgggacgaagaagaagaagaagactaccAAGCCTAAGACCGAACTGAAGaagagattttttaaaaaaaaagatgcaggTACTCCACCACCTTTGGAAGGTATCGAAGAGGGCATTGAAGGTGAGATTCTGCTTTTGCATGAAGTCCCACTTAATTGTCTACTGTCGGTCTACCTTTTTCTATCTTTAAATGTGCCTCTCAATTTTGGCATCAATCGGTgaaatctttttattcttccaAAAGCTTGTTTTCTATTGGGTTGCTTCCCAGTTAACATCTGTTCCAATTCGGACTTAACCAATTTTGCTTCCTATGTCATTTTTAAGACTAGTTCTTTTACTTAGTCATCAAAACATTCATGTTTTCTTATGCAGTAATTGAATCTGAAAATCCCACGCCTCAGCATAAGcttgaaaagaagtttgggCAATCCTCAGTCTTCGTCGCATCGACATTGCTAGAGGATGGAGGAACACTGAAAGGCACGAGCCCTGCATCTTTGCTAAAAGAAGCTATCCATGTCATCAGCTGCGGCTACGAAGATAAAACTGAGTGGGGAAAAGAGGTAAGTGTAGTGTAAATGCTCTCTTCATGTGATTCTCTGAAACAATTATTGTCTCTCAGAGTTGGCTGAACTTTCATCATATACAGGTCGGATGGATATATGGTTCAGTTACAGAAGATATATTGACAGGCTTTAAAATGCACTGCCATGGATGGCGTTCCATCTACTGCATCCCTGCAAGACCCGCTTTTAAAGGATCTGCTCCCATTAATCTTTCCGACCGTCTCCACCAGGTCCTTCGTTGGGCTCTTGGTTCCATTGAGATCTTCTTAAGCAGGCATTGTCCCCTTTGGTATGGTTATGGAGGTGGTTTGAAATGGTTAGAGCGATTATCTTACATAAACGCCACAGTATACCCCTGGACATCAATCCCTCTGTTGGCATACTGTACTTTGCCTGCTGTGTGCTTGCTTACTGGGAAATTCATCACGCCAGAGGTAGGCtattagattttcctttttcttttctttttttcaattattgctTTTATATCGTACAATTGATGATGTTCCAGGCAAAAGATCTTATATTGTCTTTGTTTCTTGTCCCTGTTGCAGCTGAGCAATGTGGCTAGTCTGTGGTTTCTGTCacttttcatttgcattttcgCGACAAGTATCCTGGAAATGCGATGGAGTGGGGTCGGAATAGAGGAATGGTGGAGGAACGAACAGTTCTGGGTCATCGGAGGAGTTTCAGCACATCTCTTTGCAGTTTTTCAGGGGCTTTTGAAGGTTCTGGCTGGTGTTGACACGAACTTCACTGTGACATCAAAGGGTGGGGATGACAAGGAGTTCTCTGAACTTTATGCGTTCAAATGGACCACCTTGCTCATTCCGCCAACCACATTGCTTATAATAAACCTGATTGGTGTTGTAGCTGGCGTATCAAATGCAATAAACAACGGTTACGAGTCCTGGGGTCCTCTCTTCGGGAAGCTATTCTTTGCCTTCTGGGTGATTGTCCACTTGTATCCTTTCCTAAAGGGTCTGCTTGGACGGCAAAACAGGACTCCTACAATCATCATCGTGTGGTCAATCTTGCTCGCTTCCATCTTCTCCCTTCTGTGGGTACGTATCGATCCATTCTTGGCCAAGTCGGACGGACCGCTTTTGGAAGAATGCGGGTTGGACTGTAATTAGCAGAGTGTCTGATTCCTGGAACATTTGGTCAGTAGGATTTGTTTATGGGTTATTTATCGTAAGGATACAGAAAGAATACATTTGGTGTGGTGCCGTCTGCAATGCAAATAAAGGGCATGTTTGGACGTCACTGTTTCCGCAACTCCGCCTCTCCATTTGACCGCAACACTCTGAAGGGCTACAAAAACCAACTTTGCTGCTCTTTTGCAACAGCTGGGAGATTGTCGGAAAGGACTGTGACACTGCTTCTTGATTCTTTATttggttcataatttttttcttttctaggatGAGGAGGTGGCGTGAACCACAGTATAATGTGTATTATCATctcataatctctctctctccctccctctctctccccctgtgTAAGTGTAACTCAGCCGAAATTGTGAGCATGTATTATATACGGGGCATCGTCCCTCAGTTGATGCTGCTTAATGTGGCCATGCATGGCTTTTTGCTGTTGAAAGATCaaagggaaaagttcaattttctttgGCCACAAACGGTTTTGATTGCTTACATATTTAAGAGACCTGACTGTACTTATTACTACGAGTGCATTGCAAACCATGCCATTTTTTAGATTCTCCTCAAGAACAATAGAGCTGCAAAAGTCGGTTGAAAgatcaaaggaaaattttcaattttcctttggCGACAGAAACGGTTTTGATTGCTTACATATGTAAGAGACAAGACTGTATATCTTATTACTACGAGTGCATTGCGAACCATGCCATTTTTTAGATTCTCCTCAAGAACAGTAGAGCTGTAAAAAGTTCGTCGAAAGATCAGAGGGAAgaagttcaattttctttttgcctcaGTAGGTGTTGCGACGGTTTTGATTGGTTGTTAAATATTTAAGTGACCTGACTTAACATCTTATTGCTCCAAGTGCATTGCAAACCATTGCCATTTTTCAGATTCTCCTCAGGAACAAAAGAGTTTCTGTAACAGTTGGATGCAGGAAGTTTTAATGCAAATCATCTCTAGACAGAAAGTTTTACACGATTTGAGCGTCAACGCAGCATCAACTCGGAGATTCATCTTGGCATCTGGTGAGCTGGTGAGATGGGCCAGAACGATGATGAGACGCAGGTGACCAAAATGTTCCAACTCTTCAGCAACAGTAAGAAAAACAGGAGaggagcccaaaaaaaaaaaaaaaaaagttacgaaAGAGAATCTAAAGAAAATTCTGGCTATTTTCCACACCATCCACAACCCCTTTTTTGTATTGGGCTGGACATTATTCTGTATGAGAAGAGACATGTATTGATCTTTCACTCAACAGATTTACAAAAAATTACTCCTCCCATTGCCTTGGAGAAGCTGAATTCTCACATCCAGTACCATAAAATGAAATCGCCGAGATCTTCAAAACCCATACCAAACTTGCTACTGGCCAAAGACCAAAGAATGCCACAATTGTCATTTCTAGGCACTGAGGTTTGAAAGCGTCTAGCCAAAGGTGAGATGAAACTTCCAGGCTAATCCCCTTGAATACATGTGACCAGAGTTTCAGAAGCCTGTCCTGCCAAAAGGTCAGTCATCTCAAAATCCACTTTGTCATCATGATGCTGGGGTGAGATGAACAGATGCAGCTAATTCTGCTAATTGTTTTCCGCTGAGATCATGAACAAGTTCCATAGGGATTAAATGTTTTGGTTGATTGCCAAAATCTTCCTCCTTCAAATCATATACCTCTTGGAGCTTTTGGGCTTCATATTCAGCAGCTTTGGCCTCAGCAAGTAAAGTGTCTGCTTCTTCATGGTCACCCAATTCCACAGCAGCAGCTCTTTCAGCATTGACAGCACTGGCAGTTATGAGTAACCTCTGGAATCTAGCCACTGCCAAATCCCTCTCCCTTAATAAGATCTGCTCCTCAGCCTCCTGCAATTTATCAAcagtttctttaatttcttcttcaagctttccAAGCTCCATAGTGGCTCTTTCAAGCTTGATTTGCGTTCCTTCCTTCTCATTGCTCAACGACTTCGCTTCAGCAGCTATTCGTGCAGCTTCTTTGAAATTTcttgcagcagcagcaacctTTTTCTCAGTCTCTAGTTCTGGAAGTCTCTTGTCCACATAAAGTATCCTCTGCTCAAATGAAGCTATCTCCTGTTGGAGGCTGGACTTATTTGAAGACAGTTCCTATGATCAAAAGACAAGAATCTAATCAAATGATGCGTTGAAGAGCCAAATAAATTTCGAGTAttcagtttttgaattttcgtcCTGAAGCTATAGCTAAAGAACATGCTTAACACAATACCATGACCACTAGACTGGACAAAAAATTCAGATAAAGGTCTCCTGACACAACATTGGAGTTCACTGCAAGATTTCAAATCTGATCAAATTCTGCTTTTGCTTATACTCTCCCATTGCTCCCTCTTTTGCTTATTGTTTCCTATTTCTCCTGTTACAGTACTCCAGCTCTACAATAGTTTGATTTCATGATTACATCCACTGTCTCACTCGCAAGCTATAGCTTTTCTGTGAGGGGAAACGGTAGATCTCAACATACATTGTCTACATATCCCTAGTTGCCTAAACTTTTAAGATTAAGGCTTCCCTAACAAATACGTCACATCTCttattttcacccaaaaaaaaaaaaatacgtcGCATAaacaaacttttgaaagaaagtAGGAGTCACATGCTGCCTGTGTCTTTAGAATATTCCTTCAGCAAGTATATCTCAACCATGAACCAACACTCATCCTAGGTTGGATAATCAAACATGAACCTCAAGCGTTACTGATTCAGAAGACTGGAAGTAAATTCTCCAAAATGTTGCAACATGTAGACTCCATAGGCCAGAATTATAGTAGATTAAGCATGTGAAGCTTAACCCCCTTTTAGGTTTATGTCGTTTGCATGTAAAGAGTAAGATAGCTAAAAGGTAAAATAACCTGTAAAGAAGCTCTTGCAGAGGAAGCTTCTTGTTGGAGCCTCATGACATCTTCAGAAAATTTCTCCTCAGTCTTCATCAGCCCCAGTTTACTTTCTCTGTACTCCAAAATGCAGAGCATTAAACCTTTTCTCAATCCTGCTGCTTCATTGTATGCTTTTGCTTCATCTGCAGCAATCCTCCCAAGTTCCTAATCTTTGCTCCTTTATTATCTTCCTGAGAGAGTATGtcatcaatattttcttttttatagataaaGCTTCACTTTCATCAAACCTGAGAGAGCTTTGATTTCATTCTATCATATTTAGCACCAATATCTGATTGCATGTCCTGAAATCCAGAGACCACACCGGCAATGCGCTTCTCTACTGCTTCAATGGAAGCATCATTCTCAGcaatttccttctccttctctctcactAAATTAAGCAGCTTCTCCAATTCATCCAACAACACATCCTTCTTCTTaagaagtttttctttctctctactGTCATCATCAATTGAATGCTCGATGGAAACATTCACTCCTTTACGAGCTTCACTTATCAGATATGACTCAATTTCAAGTTCCATCTTCCTCACCTCCAAATCTTCACTTGATGAAAGCCATTTGTCCATTTCCTCAGCACGCAGTAAGTTTGCCTTCTTCTCTATCAGGTCAGCACTAGCAGTTGCATCCTGCAGGATAAGAGTTAAAAATGTCGGTCATTCTGCTTCAAACTAAATTTGGCTACCACATGAAATCAATAGCTTACGAGAAATTTTTTCATGGTACGCATGATCCAACCTCATGTTTTGTAGGGACAGATGAAACAGTTAATGAAAAAGTTCAGAGAGAGATAGCACGGCTATCCTTAAAACAGTCACTATCCAAAAGTCTACTTGGATTGGAAAAACAGAGACTACCATGGGATCAATATGACTTGCTGAAAGCTTTTAGTTTACCTTACATCAAGTCAATTAAAACCATGGctatctcaaaataaaaaactaagGCTACAATTGTGCGCGAGGGCACACCAGTGACACCACACATGCAGTGCACCCACTACCATGCCTATAATCTACCATAACCCAACAATGGTCAAGAGATATTCTggttttccattcattttccttGAAGCACTTTGACAAAACTAGTCTTTCCATGTTCACCTTGAGAACCCGACTGCcaattgaaagatgaaaattgacaaaCGACTTCCTTCACTCAACAGGGGCAGCTAAGCACAAGCATGAATATAAAGAACATCCAGTCAGGAAGGCTTGTACCATTACACTCGCAAGTTTATAAAGACAGACAGAAAACCAGAAACATGTATCAATCTGCTCCAGCCAATGATTGTGTTGCCCTGTGCTGCGAAGTTCTTACTATAGAGCTCACTCTATCTTAATTCATTCTAGGATCAAGCATTAGtgtagccaaaaaaagaaaagatgttgtCACTGACCTTAGAGAAATTCTCCAACAGAGAAACACACTCATCCTCAGCAGCAATCTGTGCATTCAAAACCTCCTGCATCTTCGCATCAATAGCATCGCATTCAGCTTCACTAGCTCTAAGTGCATCCACCAAAGCTTGTCTCTCCTTTTCGGCAGCAGCAAGGCTTTCGCTGACCTTCTCAGCCATCTCGAAATCTTCAGCCTCACATGCTTCCTCCATGCTCTTCTCCAGTTCCTTGTGCTTGGTAGAAGCCAAAGTCACATTCTCAGCagcctttcttctcttcctcacgCAATCCTTCTTCGCAGCAGATAAGGAAGCTGCCAATTCCCGAGCCAGGTCGAGTTTCTCGGCAATCTGAGTTTTAATTCGCTCAAATTTGATCTCAACTGAATCATCCATCTTCGTATGCTCATCACCATCGTCGCCGTGTTTTGTCGTCTCAGTATCCTCAGATGCGAGAGCTGATTCTTCCTCTACAAGTCTCGCATCGTGCTGAATTATATCAATGTCACGAGTCCCCGGAGCTCGTGAAGGATCCTCCGTGGCCTCCTCTAAATCTTCCGAAACTTCTAGACTACGATCGTTAGGCTGTGATGCGAGTGAAGTAACATCGGATGATTCACGTTCTTGAGAAGCAGATACTGACTTGGAGAAGTCAATTCTACCGCTACTGCTACTGTCGATATTGGACTCCGATCTCGCGTCAGGTACAGAGACCGAATTCGCATCAGAAGAAAGAGAGATCGGAAGAGGAGACGCGCGATCGACGGAAGTCGCAGCCGCCGCGTCCCTTCCATACCCGATCCTCAAACCAGTAGCTCGCTTCTTCTTTCTCGAAATCTGCCGAGTTACagaaggagcaatctcccgcGCCGTCGTCGCATGATCCGACGCCGTCTTCGTCTCCGTCTCGAGGGAAGGACTGGGGCTCAATCGCGGAGGGGAGTGGCCGTTCTCGGGGAGGTCCGGGAGCGGCCCGACGAGCGTGAGGTCGGAGAAGAGGTTCTCGTCGAGCGGCTCGGACGCGGCGGCCGCCGGCGCCGCGTCCGCCGGCGGCTGTGGCGAAGGAGGGCGATGGATCGGATCGGGGAGGCGGCGCTGGTCCGCGCCGTCCCTTTCGGGCTGGTCAGAAAGCTGGGACGGCGTGAACAGCACCATGCCTTCGAAGAGCGAGTCCATGTCGTCCTCCATCGAATGGCAATTCGATCCGCGTCCGCTTGTCGTCCTCCGGCGTCAGAAGCTGGAGCGGGCGGTGGCGCTTCTGCGGTCGCGGAGCCGATGCTGTTCCAAAGTTTCTGATCTGAAGCTTCTTCGATGGGGCGggctggctggctggctggctggctATCTCGGTCCGAAACGCCGGCGAGAGACGGCGGTCTCCCTATTTGGGCCTGGTGGGCTAAGCCCAAGAGAGGGCCCATGGGATTCCGCAAATTTCGAGCCCGCATACCAACGGAGATCGTAGTctcatagagagagagacacccGGAGGACAAACGGATTGGATCGGGCGGCATCACTTGAAATTATccatttgtgaaaaaaaaaaaaatatattattgataataatttatacttaaatatttttatagacgatataaaagaaattttttaagtaAGCCCCGAGAATCGCACCACATGGGGGAGGCGCGTTTCCAATGGGTTTCAATGTTGCTTCGTGCTTTTCAGTTTTCagtcaccaccgccaccaccaaaTTAGCGAACATCAATCGTACTATGGGACATGATAATTCTTGGAACGCGGTTTATAGCTGGCTTTTGACTTCCGTATGAAATCCAACGGCAGTGGTACTTGTTGATCCTCCgaattaaaaaagggaaaatagaaagaaaaaaaaaaatccgttctCTTTCTTTATCTAGAGAAAGTATTTTCTGTAGAATTCTTCTTTAAATTCTTTCCCTCTATATCGCGTCGTCGCAGTCCGTACTGCCAGTAGTAGCCATGCAATGATGCTATTCACTGGAAAAGCCAAAACagaaccccccaaaaaaaaaaaaaaaaaaaaacacgtttggcGCTACTATAAGTACGTGAAGCAACGCAACGCGACGACGTGACGGTATCTCTTCTCCCCAAGTTCATGCGAATTGCGAGACGCAAAGCCTCATCGAAACTATACCGTACCGTGATGGTGAGCAGCTTCGTGAAGAAAATGTGGCGGTGCTGCGGAGCGACGGCGACGGTCGGCGCTCGCGAAGGCCGCGTCCGCGTCCGCGTGGGCCGGCGCGGCGACCCCCCCCGCGGGTTCGACGTGGAGGCGGGCCACCTGAACCACCCGCTGTTCCAGGGCCTCCTCCGGTCGTCCGAGGAGGAGTTCGGGTTCTCCTACGATGGCGCGCTGCGGATCGCGTGCGAGGTCGACGCGTTCCGgcgcctcctccgcctcctcgaCGCGAGCCGCCGGGATGCACCGGCGGATCGCGCGGCCCTCTCGGACCTCGCTTCCGAGCTGAGCGCGGACGACGATCCAAGCGTGTGCTCCTTGCCTTCCAGATGACGAGACCCCAATTCTCTCTGTTAAATTTCTTGTGAATTTTACAGATgcttttcggtttttttttttaattttctttttgttcttgctACACAAAATTCGTTTGATCCGTGAAGCCTGCGTGtatttcaagatgggtttcAAATGGATAATGGTTAGATCTGTTAAAGATTAGACGGCAATTCTTCGTCCGAATGTTTCCATCAATTCGTTTCTATGCATCGGCGATATTTTGGGCGATGAAATAATGTTTTCAAATAAATTCAAGGGTTCTTCttctgttgttattattattattattattaaccAGGGGTATGCTTGCGTTAGCACTGCACTAGAGTGATTTTCTTCAATGCGGCCGCACCGAATGATCTTGATTAACAAGTAATTTCCAGCCCTCCTTTGGTTCTAATGACGAAGAATCCATAATGGATTTCAGTGTAAGTAGTTACGTTCTCCGTACTATtaaattccttttcatttttcaaaagttgaatATAAGAACGAGTCTTGACCATTAAAGTTAGATGGTCGCAATGTGATTTgtaccttttttatttatttatttatttattttcttcaaaaatatcTTGTTATTATTCTCATTGAGACCGAGTAAAGGAAAGTGAATCACCAATAAAGAAAATCTTTCGAGCTAGCCTTGTCAAGAGTCCTCACTATCATGCCTCCATCCATCCGCAACACagaggaaaattgtccaaaaaatcctaaatctattacacatTTGTTAATTTGATTACAAACttatcaattttgttaattgagtcctTAATATCTTTATGCCAATTGAGTCACTCTGGTGAACATTGACTGAAAATCGTTAACATTAATACTGATTGTCTTACGTGGTACGATCGACGTTTGACCTatacatttttattaatattttaatgttttttccctcattttttttttctttcttcctcctctagccaaTTGTCGGGCATGATTGGCCAAAGATTAGGGCTAGCGAAGTCAACCTTGTTAGCCTCTAGTGAAACTCGCCCTCATTGGCCATTGGCAAGGGCGAGATGCCTTGCTCACCCCTAGAGCCCTAGCTTGTGGATATAGAAGTAAGCTTCATCAAAGGCCGGTGAGATTGACCTCGCCAATCCTTGCTTCTAGCCAATCATCTAGGCTTGATGACCGgttaaatgaagaagaaggaaaggaaaaaataaggaaaaaataaattagaaaaatataaaactttaataaaaattatttaggtTAGAATCGACTAAATCATATAAGATGTTTATGTCAGTGATTTCTtagcaaaattaattggataaactcaattgataaaaacgCGAAACGATAGATGACTTAATtggtcaaataaaaaaattaggattaggttAGTGAAGTTGCAATAGATGTATAGcttatttggataattttcacCGACA
The window above is part of the Eucalyptus grandis isolate ANBG69807.140 chromosome 6, ASM1654582v1, whole genome shotgun sequence genome. Proteins encoded here:
- the LOC104450373 gene encoding LOW QUALITY PROTEIN: nuclear mitotic apparatus protein 1 (The sequence of the model RefSeq protein was modified relative to this genomic sequence to represent the inferred CDS: inserted 1 base in 1 codon; substituted 3 bases at 3 genomic stop codons), which translates into the protein MEDDMDSLFEGMVLFTPSQLSDQPERDGADQRRLPDPIHRPPSPQPPADAAPAAAASEPLDENLFSDLTLVGPLPDLPENGHSPPRLSPSPSLETETKTASDHATTAREIAPSVTRQISRKKKRATGLRIGYGRDAAAATSVDRASPLPISLSSDANSVSVPDARSESNIDSSSSGRIDFSKSVSASQERESSDVTSLASQPNDRSLEVSEDLEEATEDPSRAPGTRDIDIIQHDARLVEEESALASEDTETTKHGDDGDEHTKMDDSVEIKFERIKTQIAEKLDLARELAASLSAAKKDCVRKRRKAAENVTLASTKHKELEKSMEEACEAEDFEMAEKVSESLAAAEKERQALVDALRASEAECDAIDAKMQEVLNAQIAAEDECVSLLENFSKDATASADLIEKKANLLRAEEMDKWLSSSEDLEVRKMELEIESYLISEARKGVNVSIEHSIDDDSREKEKLLKKKDVLLDELEKLLNLVREKEKEIAENDASIEAVEKRIAGVVSGFQDMQSDIGAKYDRMKSKLSQVXXKXSFIYKKENIDDILSQEDNKGAKIRNLXRIAADEAKAYNEAAGLRKGLMLCILEYRESKLGLMKTEEKFSEDVMRLQQEASSARASLQELSSNKSSLQQEIASFEQRILYVDKRLPELETEKKVAAAARNFKEAARIAAEAKSLSNEKEGTQIKLERATMELGKLEEEIKETVDKLQEAEEQILLRERDLAVARFQRLLITASAVNAERAAAVELGDHEEADTLLAEAKAAEYEAQKLQEVYDLKEEDFGNQPKHLIPMELVHDLSGKQLAELAASVHLTPAS
- the LOC104450372 gene encoding probable cellulose synthase A catalytic subunit 5 (The RefSeq protein has 10 substitutions compared to this genomic sequence) — encoded protein: MEVSSGLVAGSHNRNELVVIRRENELGQKPLQKLSGQICQICGDDVGLTVDGELFVACNECAFPICRTCYEYERREGSQICPQCKTRFKRLRGCARVDGDEEEDGVDDLENEFNFDGRHRQEMDRQGYGAEAMLHGHMSYGRGSDLDLPHVHPLPQVPLLANGQMVDDVPPEHHALVPAYMGAGGGGGGGGKRIHPLPFTDSGLPVQPRSMDPSKDLAAYGYGSVAWKERMESWKQKQEKLQTMKNEKGGKEWDDDGDNPDLPLMDEARQPLSRRLPISSSQINPYRMIIVIRLVVLGFFFHYRVVHPVNDAYALWLISVICEIWFGLSWILDQFPKWLPIDRETYLDRLSLRYEKEGQPSQLAPVDIFVSTVDPLKEPPLVTANTVLSILAVDYPVDKVSCYVSDDGAAMLTFEALSETSEFARKWAPFCKKFNIEPRAPEFYFAQKIDYLKDKVEASFVKERRAMKREYEEFKVRINALVAKAQKVPEEGWTMQDGTPWPGNNVRDHPGMIQVFLGQSGGHDSDGNELPRLVYVSREKRPGYNHHKKAGAMNALVRVSAVLTNAPYLLNLDCDHYFNNSKAIREAMCFMVDPLIGKRVCYVQFPQRFDGIDRHDRYANRNTVFFDINMKGLDGIQGPIYVGTGCVFRRLALYGYDAPKAKKPPTRTCNCLPKWCCCGCCCSGKKKKKKTTKPKTELKKRFFKKKDAGTPPPLEGIEEGIEVIESENPTPQHKLEKKFGQSSVFVASTLLEDGGTLKGTSPASLLKEAIHVISCGYEDKTEWGKEVGWIYGSVTEDILTGFKMHCHGWRSIYCIPARPAFKGSAPINLSDRLHQVLRWALGSIEIFLSRHCPLWYGYGGGLKWLERLSYINATVYPWTSIPLLAYCTLPAVCLLTGKFITPELSNVASLWFLSLFICIFATSILEMRWSGVGIEEWWRNEQFWVIGGVSAHLFAVFQGLLKVLAGVDTNFTVTSKGGDDKEFSELYAFKWTTLLIPPTTLLIINLIGVVAGVSNAINNGHESWGPLFGKLFFAFWVIVHLYPFLKGLLGRQNRTPTIIIVWSILLASIFSLLWVRIDPFLAKSDGPLLEECGLDCN
- the LOC104452154 gene encoding auxin-responsive protein SAUR32; this translates as MWRCCGATATVGAREGRVRVRVGRRGDPPRGFDVEAGHLNHPLFQGLLRSSEEEFGFSYDGALRIACEVDAFRRLLRLLDASRRDAPADRAALSDLASELSADDDPSVCSLPSR